From the genome of Turicibacter faecis, one region includes:
- a CDS encoding substrate-binding domain-containing protein, translating to MNLKKLLSLVAVATVSLTVVACEGQKPAELVETPALKEGAIDVVSREAGSGTRQAFEEIIGFNGEGQTPLTKSATIKDGNGVVATYVSENEQSLGYISFVTLQENEGKIEGLTVDGVEATPENVLSGAYAVARPFEMVYMDQNLTEVERAFIEFAASQEGLEILDANGTIVDKSAAEAFDMTKYNQLSGNLMMGGSTSTEAVVKALADEFCALFPKVTYEYNATGSSAGVKNAIDGTYKLGFASREIKDSELESGIQTTTLCMDGIALVVNPENDVEDISTEQIKDVYTGTITEWSVLTK from the coding sequence ATGAATTTGAAAAAATTATTATCTTTAGTTGCGGTTGCAACGGTATCTTTAACAGTAGTTGCTTGCGAGGGGCAAAAACCTGCCGAATTAGTTGAAACACCAGCATTGAAGGAAGGGGCAATTGATGTCGTTAGTCGTGAGGCGGGGTCAGGAACGCGTCAGGCTTTCGAAGAAATTATCGGCTTTAATGGCGAAGGTCAGACACCGTTAACGAAAAGTGCAACAATTAAGGATGGAAATGGAGTTGTTGCAACATATGTATCAGAAAATGAGCAATCACTAGGATATATTTCCTTTGTTACCTTACAAGAAAATGAAGGAAAGATTGAAGGATTAACAGTGGATGGGGTAGAGGCGACGCCGGAAAATGTTTTAAGTGGAGCATATGCGGTAGCTAGACCTTTTGAAATGGTGTATATGGATCAAAATTTAACAGAAGTGGAACGTGCATTTATTGAGTTTGCTGCTTCACAAGAGGGACTAGAAATTTTAGATGCTAATGGAACTATTGTGGATAAATCAGCGGCAGAGGCTTTTGATATGACAAAATACAATCAATTATCTGGAAATTTAATGATGGGGGGATCAACGTCGACGGAGGCTGTTGTTAAAGCATTGGCAGATGAGTTTTGTGCCTTATTTCCAAAAGTGACCTATGAATACAACGCAACGGGTTCAAGTGCTGGGGTAAAAAATGCCATTGATGGAACTTATAAATTAGGATTTGCTTCACGTGAAATTAAAGATTCAGAGTTAGAATCAGGAATTCAAACAACAACTTTATGTATGGATGGAATTGCATTAGTTGTAAATCCAGAAAATGATGTAGAAGATATTTCAACGGAGCAAATTAAAGACGTGTATACAGGAACGATTACAGAGTGGTCGGTATTAACAAAATAA
- a CDS encoding FeoA family protein: MKTLKDVKIGETAIVTKLNGMGALRRRIMDMGITKGTSIYLRKVAPLGDPIEVTVRGYELSLRKEDAENIIVK; encoded by the coding sequence ATGAAAACTTTAAAGGATGTAAAAATAGGTGAGACAGCCATTGTAACAAAATTAAATGGTATGGGAGCCCTTCGACGTCGAATTATGGATATGGGAATTACAAAGGGAACCTCTATTTATTTAAGAAAAGTAGCTCCACTAGGAGATCCCATCGAGGTCACTGTTCGAGGGTATGAACTATCTTTACGTAAGGAAGATGCCGAAAATATTATCGTTAAATAG
- the tadA gene encoding tRNA adenosine(34) deaminase TadA codes for MEHLEFMQQAIEESKKAQTIGEVPIGAVIVKDDKIIARAHNLRETSQLSTAHAELLAIHEANKALGSWRLEECTLYVTLEPCPMCAGAIVQSRIPKVVYGAKDPKGGCCGTIYNLLEEQQFNHQCEVISGVMEEECGQLLTTFFKELRQKKKRNKIDKQETN; via the coding sequence ATGGAGCATCTTGAGTTTATGCAACAGGCAATTGAAGAATCAAAGAAAGCGCAAACCATTGGAGAGGTACCAATTGGTGCGGTTATTGTCAAAGATGATAAAATTATAGCGCGAGCGCATAATCTACGTGAAACAAGTCAGTTATCTACAGCCCATGCTGAATTATTGGCAATCCATGAAGCGAATAAAGCTTTAGGGTCATGGCGGTTGGAAGAATGTACACTTTATGTGACATTGGAACCTTGCCCCATGTGTGCGGGGGCAATTGTTCAATCGAGAATTCCGAAAGTTGTTTATGGCGCAAAGGATCCGAAAGGTGGATGCTGTGGGACTATTTATAATTTGTTAGAAGAGCAGCAGTTCAATCATCAGTGTGAAGTAATTTCTGGTGTAATGGAAGAGGAGTGCGGTCAGTTACTCACGACTTTTTTTAAAGAATTAAGACAGAAAAAAAAACGAAATAAGATTGACAAGCAAGAGACTAATTGA
- a CDS encoding heavy-metal-associated domain-containing protein — MAKTFMLNVDNLSSNEDEKKIRDYFETNLDGVEKLDINLSLKLISVHYNEGIGSPKYILDAFNHLGYTVR, encoded by the coding sequence ATGGCTAAAACTTTTATGTTAAACGTGGATAACTTAAGTTCGAATGAGGATGAAAAAAAAATTAGAGATTATTTTGAAACTAATTTAGACGGGGTGGAAAAATTAGATATTAATTTATCTTTAAAATTAATTTCTGTTCATTACAATGAGGGGATTGGATCGCCTAAATATATTTTAGATGCTTTTAATCATCTCGGTTATACCGTTCGCTAA
- a CDS encoding sensor histidine kinase, with protein MIKTRHELLSFYLLCTILLFVNIGTSNDGQITFVFLMMLLIVMISQYRRSMIYLKQLKRYDEVALLVQEKNDYSSIRPLVIEQQEVVGVQYNQLMRFIHQQEFRNKRNMQILNIITNNIQDPIVILNIHGELEYANNQFKEWVHMTALKKLSFYDVKNEPIRKILEDALICEKTRKKQLKIHNKYYSSVAHPIFDEQGDFNGVVVLFYDISDLKKYENLQKEFFSNVSHELKTPISAIKGCSEILLNGGLKDQAICEEFLTIIQNENLRIERLVKDLLLINRYEHDQIKHQTQRLEVNYLLNDCIQNVQTIANLKHQTIDFVEEKKYWVEGDYTKLQHCFLNLLTNAIHYSPDETQIQIKVSEKSTFIEISVIDHGIGIPPEDLPHIFERFYRVDKARSRHTGGTGLGLSIVASIIEAHHGAIQVQSELNKGSCFTVQLPKLLK; from the coding sequence ATGATTAAGACTCGCCATGAATTACTTTCATTTTATTTATTGTGTACAATTTTGCTTTTTGTAAATATTGGAACGTCTAATGATGGACAGATTACCTTTGTCTTTTTAATGATGTTACTGATTGTTATGATTTCCCAATATCGTCGTTCGATGATTTATTTAAAGCAATTGAAGCGATATGATGAGGTGGCGTTATTAGTTCAGGAGAAGAATGATTATAGTAGTATTCGTCCTCTTGTGATTGAGCAACAGGAGGTTGTCGGTGTTCAATATAATCAATTGATGCGGTTTATTCATCAACAAGAATTCAGAAATAAAAGGAATATGCAAATTCTGAATATTATTACTAATAATATTCAAGATCCCATTGTTATTTTAAATATTCATGGGGAGTTAGAGTACGCGAACAATCAATTTAAGGAATGGGTTCATATGACTGCGTTAAAGAAACTGTCGTTTTATGATGTAAAAAATGAGCCTATTCGAAAAATTCTCGAGGATGCGCTTATTTGTGAAAAAACTCGAAAAAAGCAACTTAAGATTCATAATAAGTACTATAGTTCAGTCGCACATCCAATCTTTGATGAACAAGGGGATTTTAATGGGGTTGTTGTTTTATTCTATGATATTTCTGATTTGAAAAAATACGAAAATTTACAAAAGGAATTCTTTAGTAACGTTTCGCATGAATTAAAGACTCCGATTAGCGCTATTAAAGGGTGTAGTGAAATTCTTTTAAATGGTGGGTTAAAAGATCAAGCAATTTGTGAAGAGTTTTTAACCATTATTCAAAATGAAAATTTGCGAATTGAACGATTAGTTAAAGATCTTCTATTAATTAACCGATATGAACACGATCAAATTAAACATCAAACACAGCGTTTAGAAGTAAACTATCTATTAAATGATTGCATCCAAAATGTACAAACAATAGCTAATCTTAAGCATCAGACGATTGATTTTGTTGAGGAAAAAAAATATTGGGTCGAGGGGGATTATACGAAGCTACAGCATTGCTTTTTAAACCTTTTAACGAATGCCATTCATTATTCTCCTGATGAGACGCAAATACAAATTAAGGTATCCGAAAAGTCAACCTTTATAGAGATAAGCGTGATTGACCATGGAATTGGTATTCCACCGGAGGATCTTCCGCATATTTTTGAACGTTTTTATCGTGTGGATAAAGCAAGGTCTCGCCATACAGGCGGGACAGGACTTGGCCTGTCTATTGTGGCGTCCATTATCGAAGCCCATCATGGAGCGATTCAAGTGCAGAGTGAATTAAATAAGGGAAGTTGTTTTACGGTTCAGTTACCTAAACTTTTGAAGTAA
- a CDS encoding S66 peptidase family protein, which yields MIEPKPLKKGGTIAIVAPAGPLDSDIIFQGEELLQRMGFEVIVTPSCFERINYLAGHSDKERAEDIMMMFADDGVDAILCMRGGYGSARIVPYFKDFKFENYPKPFIGYSDVTYLHLFFNQSHQLMTYHGPMIKDLLLNDELTTCHCLETIMGETTFDIIDVPYYNETLRPVSGTLVGGNLTMICTTLGTPYEIETRGKILFIEEVDEPTYSVDRLLTQLSQSGKLEEAEGIILGDFNVHDKEETQQLLERTFKDYKKPVAHHIPSGHCRPMITLPMGAEVTLIPHLNRIAIRGKKTCL from the coding sequence ATGATTGAACCAAAACCATTAAAAAAGGGTGGAACGATAGCGATTGTGGCTCCAGCTGGGCCGCTTGATTCAGACATTATTTTTCAGGGGGAAGAATTGTTACAACGAATGGGGTTTGAAGTTATTGTGACTCCAAGTTGCTTTGAGCGAATTAATTATTTGGCGGGCCATTCAGATAAGGAGCGTGCTGAAGATATTATGATGATGTTCGCTGACGATGGAGTTGACGCTATTTTGTGTATGAGAGGTGGTTACGGATCAGCCCGAATTGTTCCGTATTTTAAAGACTTTAAATTTGAAAATTATCCAAAACCATTTATCGGATATAGCGATGTGACGTATTTACATCTATTCTTTAATCAATCTCACCAACTCATGACTTATCACGGACCGATGATTAAAGACCTACTTTTAAATGACGAATTGACAACCTGTCACTGTTTGGAAACAATTATGGGTGAGACAACTTTTGATATTATCGATGTTCCTTACTACAATGAGACCTTACGTCCTGTTTCTGGGACACTAGTGGGTGGAAATTTAACAATGATTTGTACGACATTGGGGACCCCCTATGAAATTGAAACGCGAGGGAAAATTTTATTTATCGAGGAAGTTGATGAACCGACCTATTCGGTGGATCGGCTATTAACGCAGTTAAGCCAGAGTGGGAAGTTGGAGGAAGCAGAAGGGATTATTTTAGGTGACTTTAACGTTCATGATAAAGAAGAAACACAACAATTACTTGAGCGCACCTTTAAAGATTATAAAAAGCCGGTGGCTCATCATATACCGAGTGGCCATTGTCGACCAATGATCACTTTACCAATGGGGGCTGAGGTGACCTTAATTCCTCACTTAAATCGCATCGCTATCCGTGGAAAAAAAACGTGTTTATAA
- a CDS encoding M20 metallopeptidase family protein: MYQKVKEMVDTIYPQLVAIRRDLHQHPELGLEEYRTSQIVLDYLNEWGITVSQLIGETAIVGLIEGEYGDKTIGLRADMDALPIDEKTGASYASLVPGKMHACGHDVHTTILLGAAYILKQLQHDFKGNVKLFFQPAEETVGGAKQMIQAGCLEHPHVNHVLGLHVRPTLNVGEVGFHYGKCHAASDTIFLNIHGKQAHGAYPQDGIDAILIASHVVTALQSLVSRNLSPFESAVLSLGMIEGGTAGNVVCDQVKIRGTLRTLDQTTRAFMKKRLTEVAIHTAEAFGGIADVYLEEGYAPLINAHAITDAVAHVAKQVVGDDNVIMMEHPSLGVEDFAYFAEAVPSCFYNLGTANPQKGIQGMLHENTFDIDEDAIKVGVCLQVLATLHLLS, encoded by the coding sequence ATGTATCAAAAAGTAAAAGAAATGGTTGATACCATTTACCCACAACTTGTGGCTATTCGTCGTGATTTACATCAACATCCTGAACTAGGTTTGGAAGAATATCGAACTTCACAGATCGTCTTAGACTATTTGAATGAGTGGGGAATTACAGTTTCCCAATTGATTGGTGAAACTGCTATCGTGGGATTGATCGAAGGTGAATATGGGGATAAAACAATTGGATTAAGGGCAGATATGGATGCATTACCGATTGATGAAAAAACGGGGGCCTCATATGCTTCTTTAGTTCCTGGTAAAATGCATGCGTGTGGTCACGATGTGCATACGACTATTTTACTAGGAGCAGCCTATATTCTGAAACAATTACAACATGATTTTAAAGGGAATGTTAAATTATTTTTTCAACCTGCGGAGGAGACAGTAGGCGGTGCGAAACAGATGATTCAAGCGGGGTGCTTAGAACATCCACATGTGAATCACGTTCTCGGACTTCATGTTCGCCCAACTTTGAATGTTGGTGAGGTAGGCTTTCATTATGGGAAATGTCATGCGGCGAGCGATACGATTTTTTTAAACATTCATGGTAAACAGGCACATGGGGCTTACCCACAGGATGGAATTGACGCTATTTTAATTGCATCTCATGTTGTAACTGCATTACAGAGTTTAGTTAGTCGCAATCTTTCACCATTTGAGTCTGCAGTTTTAAGCTTAGGAATGATAGAAGGAGGAACAGCGGGGAATGTTGTTTGTGATCAAGTTAAAATTAGGGGGACATTAAGAACGCTTGATCAAACGACGCGTGCCTTCATGAAAAAACGTTTGACAGAAGTTGCGATTCATACCGCAGAGGCATTCGGAGGAATAGCTGATGTTTACTTAGAGGAAGGATACGCACCGCTTATTAATGCACATGCAATCACGGATGCAGTTGCTCATGTTGCTAAACAGGTCGTAGGGGACGACAATGTTATCATGATGGAACATCCGAGTCTAGGTGTCGAGGATTTTGCTTATTTTGCTGAGGCCGTCCCATCGTGTTTTTATAATTTAGGAACTGCAAATCCACAAAAGGGAATCCAGGGGATGTTACATGAAAATACATTTGATATTGATGAGGATGCAATCAAAGTAGGGGTTTGTTTGCAGGTTTTAGCGACACTTCATCTATTATCATAG
- a CDS encoding metal-dependent transcriptional regulator: MKLQESGENYLETIYLLNEKNGFVRSIDVANELNFSKPSISRAMRILKEAGFILIERNGQIRLTEAGYHRAKAIYERHCLIKDFLIKTLQISDDLADKDACRIEHVISDETFEQMKRLFQKE, encoded by the coding sequence ATGAAATTACAAGAATCGGGTGAAAATTATTTAGAAACTATTTACCTATTAAATGAAAAAAATGGCTTTGTTCGTTCAATCGATGTAGCTAATGAATTGAATTTTTCTAAACCGAGTATTAGTCGGGCAATGCGAATCTTAAAGGAAGCAGGATTTATCTTGATTGAAAGAAATGGTCAAATTCGTTTAACCGAAGCGGGTTATCATCGAGCCAAAGCGATTTATGAACGTCATTGTTTGATTAAAGATTTTTTAATAAAGACCCTTCAGATTAGTGATGATCTAGCTGATAAGGATGCCTGTCGAATTGAACATGTTATAAGTGATGAAACATTTGAGCAGATGAAACGTCTATTTCAAAAAGAATAA
- a CDS encoding VanZ family protein translates to MVTAFFPTIILLIGYLFFLVMTKKYKSYSRQKLTRLTLFVCYVIALIGIVFFPFPIQRELIEDSIRYGMEQYHNFIPFSTLLRSFNEMGDIGILSLMHLFLNVLLFIPLGFLVPIIWSKKMSVQSVVWCGFFTSLCVEAVQFLLSLSLGYVYRSADVDDLILNTLGTFMGYLLFKFTYYKKRNRSCL, encoded by the coding sequence TTGGTTACAGCATTTTTTCCAACGATTATTTTATTGATAGGATACTTATTCTTTCTTGTCATGACGAAGAAGTATAAGAGTTATTCAAGACAAAAGCTAACACGGTTAACTCTTTTTGTTTGTTATGTGATTGCGCTGATTGGAATTGTATTTTTCCCATTTCCAATTCAGCGAGAATTAATTGAGGATAGTATTCGATATGGGATGGAGCAGTATCATAATTTCATTCCGTTTAGCACACTCCTTCGTTCGTTTAACGAAATGGGTGACATAGGAATTTTATCCCTGATGCATCTATTCTTAAATGTTTTATTATTTATCCCCCTTGGCTTTCTCGTCCCCATTATCTGGAGTAAAAAAATGAGCGTTCAATCTGTTGTTTGGTGCGGATTCTTCACGTCCTTGTGTGTTGAAGCGGTTCAATTTTTATTAAGTTTATCCTTAGGTTATGTCTATCGAAGTGCAGACGTGGATGATTTGATTTTAAATACTTTGGGAACATTTATGGGCTATCTGTTATTTAAATTCACCTATTATAAAAAAAGAAATCGATCGTGTCTATAA
- the feoB gene encoding ferrous iron transport protein B gives MSLTIALIGNPNCGKTTIFNALTGSNQYVGNWPGVTVEKKEGRVRDNKKIKIVDLPGIYSLSPYTPEEIITRNFLLNGHPDVILNIIDASNIERNLYLTTQLMELNIPVVISLNMMDLVKKQGTQINISKLIHTLGCPIIETSALKQTGLTELIEAIEITKMPPKMPLFDTNLESSLKEIQNELKNITEEPLQRFYSIKLFERDVHMMKQLELSTDIHQKIETIISTHESSLEDDSESILTNARYEFIESIVQECVKKAKDSQLTISHKVDSILTNRWLAFPIFALIMWGIYYISVTSLGSIATDWINDVFFGELVQGNLSYFLKSINTADWLIGLIVDGMVGGVGAVLGFVPQIIILFLLISILEDCGYMARVAFIMDRLFRKFGLSGKSFIPMLIGSGCSVPAIMASRTIENEKDRRMTIILTPFIPCGAKLPVFALIAGAFFPTKSWIAPSMYFLGIAMIIFSGILLKQTPLFKGNPTPFLMELPPYHLPALKNVLLHMWDRAKGFIYKAGTVIFVASGFVWFLQSFNWSFEMVDARDSILASIGHAIAPIFAPLGFGNWQATVATMTGFLAKENVVATFGILFGLGDAMTEESTELINSLPTLFTPLSAYSFMAFTLLAAPCFAAIGAIKREMMSWKWTLTAILYQTGLAYVVSFIIYQGGIFLLRHQISLATLVISLILLVIFLLIIKKLIRNQTSGGCGCGCNGCKKISNCRK, from the coding sequence ATGTCATTGACAATTGCTTTAATCGGGAATCCAAACTGCGGAAAAACAACGATCTTTAATGCTTTGACTGGAAGCAACCAATATGTTGGAAACTGGCCCGGAGTTACTGTAGAAAAAAAGGAAGGAAGAGTACGAGATAACAAAAAAATTAAAATTGTTGATTTACCCGGAATTTACTCTCTATCTCCTTATACACCCGAGGAAATTATTACTCGAAATTTTTTATTGAATGGACATCCGGATGTTATTTTAAATATCATCGATGCGTCTAATATTGAGCGTAATCTTTATTTAACAACACAACTGATGGAGTTAAACATTCCAGTCGTCATCTCTTTAAACATGATGGATTTGGTAAAAAAACAAGGGACTCAAATTAATATTTCAAAACTTATCCACACATTAGGGTGTCCTATTATTGAAACATCTGCGTTAAAACAAACAGGACTAACTGAGTTAATAGAGGCAATAGAAATAACAAAGATGCCACCTAAAATGCCTCTTTTTGATACAAATTTGGAATCTTCCCTAAAAGAAATTCAGAATGAATTAAAAAATATAACCGAAGAACCACTCCAACGATTTTACAGTATCAAATTATTTGAACGAGATGTTCATATGATGAAGCAGTTAGAATTATCCACAGATATTCATCAAAAAATTGAAACGATTATCTCAACACATGAATCTTCATTAGAGGATGACAGTGAAAGTATCCTAACGAATGCACGCTATGAATTTATTGAAAGTATCGTTCAAGAATGTGTTAAAAAAGCAAAAGATTCTCAACTAACCATTTCCCATAAAGTTGATTCTATTTTAACTAATCGATGGCTTGCATTTCCTATATTCGCTCTAATTATGTGGGGAATTTATTATATTTCGGTCACTTCCCTCGGTTCTATCGCCACCGATTGGATTAATGATGTTTTCTTCGGAGAGCTCGTTCAAGGAAACCTCTCTTACTTTTTAAAAAGTATCAATACTGCCGATTGGTTAATCGGTCTTATTGTCGATGGAATGGTTGGCGGAGTAGGCGCTGTTTTAGGCTTCGTCCCTCAAATTATAATTTTATTTCTCCTTATTTCTATTCTAGAAGACTGTGGATATATGGCCCGCGTTGCCTTTATTATGGATCGCCTTTTTAGAAAATTCGGGTTATCTGGAAAATCATTCATTCCTATGTTAATTGGATCAGGATGTAGCGTTCCTGCAATTATGGCGAGCCGTACGATTGAAAATGAAAAAGATCGCCGAATGACAATTATCTTAACCCCATTCATTCCTTGTGGGGCTAAGTTGCCTGTTTTCGCCCTTATCGCCGGGGCCTTTTTCCCAACGAAGTCTTGGATTGCTCCATCGATGTACTTTTTAGGAATAGCAATGATTATTTTCTCAGGAATCCTTTTAAAACAAACTCCTTTATTCAAAGGGAATCCAACTCCATTTCTGATGGAACTGCCACCTTATCACCTGCCAGCACTAAAAAATGTGTTGTTACATATGTGGGATCGAGCAAAAGGATTTATCTATAAAGCTGGGACTGTTATTTTTGTTGCCTCAGGTTTCGTTTGGTTCTTACAATCCTTTAACTGGTCATTCGAGATGGTTGATGCAAGAGATAGTATTTTAGCCTCTATCGGTCACGCAATTGCCCCTATTTTTGCTCCACTTGGATTTGGTAATTGGCAAGCAACAGTTGCAACAATGACAGGATTTTTAGCAAAAGAAAATGTAGTTGCTACCTTCGGAATTTTATTTGGCCTTGGTGATGCGATGACGGAAGAGTCGACTGAATTAATAAACAGTTTACCTACTCTTTTCACTCCCTTAAGCGCCTACTCATTTATGGCCTTTACACTCCTAGCCGCTCCATGTTTTGCTGCTATCGGCGCTATTAAACGAGAAATGATGTCGTGGAAATGGACATTAACAGCTATTTTATATCAGACTGGTCTAGCTTATGTTGTTTCATTCATTATTTATCAAGGGGGAATTTTCTTATTAAGACATCAAATTTCTTTAGCTACCTTAGTCATTTCCTTGATTTTACTCGTTATTTTCCTTTTAATTATTAAAAAGCTCATTCGTAATCAGACATCTGGTGGATGTGGTTGCGGATGCAACGGTTGCAAAAAGATATCAAATTGTCGTAAATAA
- a CDS encoding response regulator transcription factor produces the protein MGKRVLVVEDELSIQRILQYDLMQSGFIVDLASDGEEGLQKARRNSYDVMILDVMLPKRDGFSVCKELRKEENPVYIVMLSARDDEFDRVMGLDVGADDYMTKPFSSREVVSKVKAIMRRKGMHHQKACTERLSYQQLILDQRRFEVLINEEVIDFTLKEYELLEFLIHHQGQALSRNLLLDRLWGYEYDGDTRIVDVHIFKIREKLKPYGIKIKTIRGIGYMLEDEKND, from the coding sequence ATGGGAAAAAGGGTATTAGTAGTGGAGGACGAACTTTCTATTCAGAGAATTTTACAATACGATTTAATGCAGTCAGGTTTTATAGTTGATTTAGCATCAGATGGAGAAGAGGGGCTACAAAAGGCACGTCGAAATTCCTATGATGTGATGATATTAGATGTTATGCTACCTAAACGGGATGGTTTCTCAGTATGCAAGGAATTAAGAAAAGAGGAAAATCCAGTCTATATTGTCATGTTATCTGCACGCGATGATGAATTTGATCGGGTAATGGGACTTGATGTTGGAGCCGATGACTATATGACTAAGCCCTTTTCGTCTCGTGAGGTAGTTTCAAAGGTAAAAGCTATTATGCGCAGAAAGGGAATGCATCATCAGAAGGCGTGTACAGAACGTTTAAGTTATCAACAACTAATCTTAGACCAACGCCGTTTTGAAGTCTTAATCAATGAAGAGGTTATCGATTTTACGCTTAAAGAGTACGAATTGTTAGAATTTTTAATTCACCATCAGGGGCAAGCTTTATCACGTAATTTATTATTAGACCGACTTTGGGGATATGAGTATGATGGAGATACACGTATTGTTGATGTTCACATCTTTAAAATTAGGGAAAAATTAAAACCTTATGGGATTAAAATTAAAACCATACGTGGAATTGGATATATGCTAGAGGATGAGAAAAATGATTAA
- the pstC gene encoding phosphate ABC transporter permease subunit PstC codes for MKKDMSLNRRRVFVEKFFHGLFLLAALIAVLSVALIIIFIFGKGLAPFFSGNEYGTYSFIDFIRGLKWTPQSGEYGIGYMIVNSIFATFGAILLGVPIALLTAVFIAEIAPKRIAGMVRPAIELLAAIPSVLYGVFGFAVITPLVKQISPYPTGDSLIAVIIVLTIMILPTIVAVVETAIRAVPKSYKEGSLALGASKIQTIFKVTLPAARSGILTGIILGVGRAIGETMAVILVAGNPESGIATTIFDRVRLLTTNIALEQGYAAKLHEQMLFSTAVVLFIFIMIINLVLARIQKKGGDC; via the coding sequence GTGAAAAAGGATATGAGTTTAAATAGGCGAAGAGTGTTCGTTGAAAAATTCTTCCATGGGTTGTTTTTACTGGCGGCACTGATTGCTGTATTGAGCGTCGCATTAATTATTATATTTATTTTTGGGAAGGGGTTGGCTCCATTCTTTAGTGGGAATGAATATGGAACCTACTCATTTATTGATTTTATAAGGGGGCTTAAATGGACGCCGCAAAGTGGAGAATACGGCATTGGATATATGATTGTTAACTCTATTTTTGCGACTTTCGGTGCCATTTTACTAGGAGTACCTATTGCCTTATTAACGGCTGTTTTTATTGCTGAAATTGCTCCTAAACGTATTGCGGGAATGGTGCGACCAGCGATTGAGTTATTGGCAGCTATCCCATCGGTATTATATGGGGTGTTTGGTTTTGCAGTGATCACACCACTTGTAAAACAGATTTCACCATATCCAACAGGAGATTCTCTAATAGCCGTTATTATTGTTTTGACAATTATGATTTTGCCAACGATTGTGGCAGTCGTTGAGACGGCGATTCGAGCGGTTCCTAAAAGTTATAAAGAAGGATCATTAGCGCTAGGTGCATCAAAAATACAAACCATTTTTAAGGTAACATTACCCGCTGCGCGATCAGGAATTTTAACGGGGATCATTTTAGGAGTAGGACGTGCGATTGGGGAAACAATGGCGGTTATTTTAGTCGCGGGAAATCCTGAGTCGGGAATTGCGACAACCATTTTTGACCGCGTCCGTTTATTGACAACAAATATTGCTTTAGAGCAAGGTTATGCGGCGAAGCTTCATGAACAAATGTTATTTTCAACCGCGGTTGTTTTATTTATCTTTATCATGATTATCAATTTAGTTTTAGCGCGTATTCAAAAAAAAGGAGGTGATTGCTAA
- a CDS encoding thymidine kinase — protein sequence MYDIRQEGWVEAICGSMYAGKTEELIRRLKRLDFARRSYCLFKPVIDNRYSDDEVVSHSGLKMPSIAIEHPIEIFDYIKEDTYAVAIDEVQFFGENIVEVIEHLADRGIRVIVAGLDKDFRGEPFGNMPALLTKAEFVTKLTSICSVCGASATRSQRLIDGKPASYFDPIIQVGAKEAYEPRCRHCHEVKDRPTTLNLK from the coding sequence ATGTATGATATCAGACAGGAAGGCTGGGTAGAAGCCATTTGTGGTAGCATGTATGCTGGAAAGACTGAGGAGTTAATCCGTCGTTTAAAGCGTTTAGACTTTGCGCGACGTTCATATTGTTTATTTAAACCAGTTATTGATAATCGTTATAGTGATGATGAAGTCGTTTCACATAGTGGATTGAAAATGCCGTCAATTGCGATTGAGCATCCAATTGAGATTTTTGATTATATTAAAGAAGATACCTATGCTGTTGCTATTGATGAGGTTCAATTTTTCGGGGAAAATATTGTGGAGGTTATTGAACACTTAGCTGATCGTGGAATTCGTGTCATTGTAGCGGGATTAGATAAAGATTTCCGAGGGGAACCGTTTGGAAATATGCCAGCTTTATTAACGAAGGCTGAGTTTGTTACTAAATTAACTTCAATTTGTAGTGTATGTGGGGCATCAGCGACAAGATCACAACGATTAATCGATGGAAAACCTGCTTCGTACTTTGATCCTATTATTCAAGTAGGTGCGAAAGAGGCTTATGAACCTCGTTGTCGCCATTGCCATGAAGTAAAAGATCGCCCAACGACATTAAATTTAAAATAA